In a single window of the Pseudomonas oryzihabitans genome:
- a CDS encoding acetyl-CoA carboxylase biotin carboxylase subunit encodes MTFDRLLVANRGEIACRVMRTAKALGLGTVAVHSAIDARARHVRQADLAVDLGGAKPADSYLAGERIIAAALATGAQAIHPGYGFLSENAAFAEAVAAAGLVFVGPPAAAIRAMGSKSAAKALMTDAGVPLVPGYHGEDQSLATFRDAAARIGYPVLLKATAGGGGKGMKIIEREADLAEGLASAQREALSAFGDARMLVEKYVLQPRHVEIQVFADGQGHCLYLNERDCSIQRRHQKVIEEAPAPGLTPELRRAMGEAAVQAAQAIGYVGAGTVEFLLDARRDFFFMEMNTRLQVEHPVTEAITGLDLVAWQLRVAAGEALPLTQAQVPLHGHAIEVRLYAEDTDQGFLPASGTLQLYREPTAGPGRRVDSGVEEGDEVSPFYDPMLAKLIGWGDSREQARQRLLAMLDETAVGGFATNLAFLQRLLAHPAFAAAELDTGFIERHRDALLPVPCELPEAFWTLAAQAWLATLPAAADPTSPWASRQGWRLGGPPQISLRLACRGEVRTVALPGSSAVELSGDRLHWHADDIRQSARFYRRGQTLFLEWENRFEAVTWADPLAEVARQADAGGLTAPMNASVVAVSVAVGDTVDAGTPLVVLEAMKMEHSIRAPRAGVVTALFCSPGELVAEGTALVELEESAP; translated from the coding sequence ATGACCTTCGACCGTCTGCTCGTCGCCAACCGAGGCGAGATCGCCTGCCGGGTGATGCGCACCGCCAAGGCCCTGGGCCTGGGCACCGTCGCCGTGCACAGCGCCATCGACGCCAGGGCACGCCATGTGCGCCAGGCCGACCTGGCGGTAGACCTCGGGGGCGCCAAGCCGGCCGACAGTTACCTGGCCGGCGAGCGGATCATCGCCGCTGCCCTCGCCACCGGCGCCCAGGCCATCCACCCTGGTTATGGCTTTCTGTCCGAGAACGCCGCCTTCGCCGAAGCGGTGGCCGCGGCGGGACTGGTCTTCGTCGGGCCGCCCGCCGCGGCGATTCGCGCCATGGGCAGCAAGTCCGCGGCCAAGGCGCTGATGACCGACGCCGGGGTGCCCCTGGTGCCGGGCTATCACGGCGAGGACCAGTCCCTGGCCACCTTTCGCGACGCCGCGGCGCGCATCGGCTATCCGGTCCTGCTCAAGGCCACCGCCGGCGGTGGCGGCAAGGGCATGAAGATCATCGAGCGCGAAGCCGACCTGGCCGAAGGTCTCGCCTCCGCCCAGCGCGAAGCGCTCTCGGCCTTTGGCGATGCGCGGATGCTGGTGGAGAAGTACGTGCTGCAACCGCGCCACGTGGAGATCCAGGTCTTCGCCGACGGGCAAGGCCATTGCCTCTATCTCAACGAACGCGACTGTTCCATCCAGCGCCGCCACCAGAAGGTGATCGAGGAAGCTCCCGCGCCCGGTCTTACCCCCGAATTACGCCGGGCCATGGGCGAAGCCGCGGTACAGGCGGCCCAGGCCATCGGCTATGTGGGCGCCGGCACCGTGGAATTCCTGCTCGACGCCCGCCGCGACTTCTTCTTCATGGAAATGAATACCCGGCTGCAGGTCGAGCACCCGGTTACCGAGGCCATCACCGGCCTGGATCTGGTGGCCTGGCAGTTGCGCGTCGCCGCCGGTGAGGCGCTGCCCCTCACCCAGGCCCAGGTGCCCCTGCACGGCCATGCCATCGAGGTGCGCCTCTATGCTGAGGACACCGACCAGGGCTTCCTGCCGGCCTCGGGCACCCTGCAGCTCTACCGCGAGCCCACGGCGGGTCCGGGTAGGCGCGTGGACAGCGGCGTGGAGGAAGGCGACGAGGTATCGCCCTTCTATGATCCCATGCTGGCCAAGCTCATCGGCTGGGGCGACAGCCGCGAACAGGCGCGCCAGCGACTGCTGGCCATGCTTGATGAAACCGCGGTAGGCGGCTTCGCCACCAACCTCGCCTTCTTGCAGCGCCTGCTTGCCCATCCGGCCTTTGCCGCGGCCGAACTGGATACCGGCTTTATCGAGCGTCACCGGGATGCCTTGCTGCCCGTACCCTGTGAGCTACCGGAGGCCTTCTGGACCCTGGCGGCCCAGGCCTGGCTGGCGACGCTGCCGGCCGCTGCCGATCCGACGTCGCCCTGGGCTTCCCGCCAGGGCTGGCGCCTGGGTGGACCGCCACAGATATCGCTGCGCCTGGCCTGTCGCGGCGAGGTACGCACCGTCGCCCTTCCCGGTTCGTCGGCGGTGGAGCTGAGCGGTGATCGCCTCCATTGGCATGCAGACGACATCCGCCAGAGCGCCCGCTTCTATCGCCGTGGCCAGACACTGTTCCTCGAATGGGAGAATCGTTTCGAAGCCGTTACCTGGGCCGATCCCCTCGCCGAGGTCGCGCGCCAGGCCGATGCCGGTGGGCTCACGGCGCCGATGAACGCCAGTGTGGTAGCCGTCTCGGTGGCGGTGGGCGACACCGTGGACGCCGGTACGCCGCTGGTGGTGCTGGAGGCGATGAAGATGGAACACAGCATCCGCGCGCCCCGCGCCGGCGTCGTGACCGCGCTGTTCTGCAGCCCTGGCGAACTGGTGGCCGAGGGCACAGCCCTGGTGGAACTGGAGGAGTCGGCACCATGA
- a CDS encoding hydroxymethylglutaryl-CoA lyase: MSDALPSRVRVVEVGPRDGLQNEPQALGIAERIQLCEALVASGVQHLEVGSFVSPKWVPQMAGTAEVLAGLGCPAGVVRSVLVPNMKGFEAALAAGVDEIAVFAAASEGFSQRNINCSIAESLARFVPVVEGARAAGIRVRGYVSCVLGCPYDGEIAPDQVASVTRELLELGCAEVSLGDTIGVGTPGRTRALWQRLGREVPLTRLAGHFHDTYGQALANVYASLLEGIAVFDSSVAGLGGCPYASGASGNVASEDLVYLLDGLGIASGLDLPQLIEAGHQVSAQLGRRNESRVGRARAARAVD; the protein is encoded by the coding sequence ATGAGCGATGCCCTGCCGTCCCGGGTGCGGGTGGTCGAGGTCGGGCCACGCGATGGCCTGCAGAACGAACCCCAGGCGCTTGGCATTGCCGAGCGCATCCAGCTGTGCGAGGCCTTGGTCGCCAGCGGTGTGCAACATCTGGAAGTGGGCAGCTTCGTTTCGCCCAAGTGGGTGCCGCAGATGGCCGGGACCGCCGAGGTGCTGGCGGGACTGGGCTGCCCGGCGGGCGTGGTCCGTTCGGTGCTGGTGCCCAATATGAAAGGCTTCGAGGCTGCCCTGGCGGCGGGGGTAGATGAAATCGCCGTCTTCGCCGCCGCCTCGGAGGGCTTCTCCCAGCGCAACATCAACTGCTCCATCGCCGAGAGCCTGGCGCGCTTCGTGCCAGTGGTCGAGGGCGCGCGGGCGGCGGGGATCCGGGTGCGAGGCTATGTATCCTGCGTGCTGGGCTGCCCCTACGACGGCGAGATCGCACCTGATCAGGTGGCGAGCGTGACGCGCGAGCTGCTGGAGCTGGGCTGCGCCGAAGTCTCCCTGGGGGACACCATCGGCGTCGGTACCCCCGGCCGAACCCGGGCGCTCTGGCAGCGGCTGGGTCGGGAGGTGCCGCTCACCCGGCTGGCCGGGCATTTCCACGATACCTATGGCCAGGCCCTGGCCAATGTCTATGCCAGTCTGCTCGAAGGTATCGCGGTGTTCGACAGCTCCGTTGCCGGGCTCGGCGGCTGCCCCTATGCAAGCGGCGCCAGCGGCAATGTCGCCAGCGAGGACTTGGTCTATCTGCTCGACGGCCTGGGCATCGCCAGCGGTCTCGACCTGCCCCAGCTCATCGAGGCGGGCCACCAGGTGTCCGCCCAGCTGGGGCGGCGCAACGAGTCCCGGGTCGGTCGCGCCCGGGCAGCGCGAGCGGTCGACTAG
- a CDS encoding LacI family DNA-binding transcriptional regulator yields the protein MARKSRRELAQLDGTALPLTVREVALAAGVSPITVSRALHRPTLVSAATREHVLAVVKELGYVPNLLAGSLASSKSRLVAILLPTIANSIYATVVQAIMERLTEAGYQALIGPTGYSPEKEEELLEAILGRRPDGIVLTGTLHTPASRERLAALNIPVVEAWDLSEEALDMQVGFSHEQVGVALADHFVARGYRRFGVISVDDPRAMRRNLALQARLAALGVTEVPMEVLPLPATWEVGRIGLARLLARPEPAELVLCSSDTLALGVVAEATSRGLSIPEQLAVIGFGDTTNGRFANPALSTVSVNADAMGHRVAQSLLDRLAGDQRTVRLDTGFVLIERQSS from the coding sequence TTGGCCAGGAAGTCTCGACGCGAACTCGCCCAGCTCGATGGCACCGCGCTGCCTCTCACCGTGCGCGAGGTCGCCCTCGCCGCCGGGGTGTCGCCCATTACCGTATCCCGGGCGCTGCACCGCCCGACCCTGGTGAGCGCTGCCACCCGCGAGCATGTCCTGGCCGTGGTCAAGGAGCTGGGCTACGTGCCCAATCTGCTGGCGGGCAGCCTCGCCTCCAGCAAGAGCCGGCTGGTGGCCATCCTGTTGCCCACCATCGCCAACTCCATCTATGCCACGGTGGTGCAGGCGATCATGGAACGCCTCACCGAGGCCGGCTATCAGGCGCTGATCGGGCCCACCGGCTATTCCCCGGAAAAGGAAGAGGAATTGCTCGAAGCCATCCTCGGCCGTCGGCCCGATGGCATCGTGCTCACCGGCACCCTGCACACCCCGGCGAGTCGCGAGCGCCTGGCGGCGCTGAACATCCCCGTGGTGGAAGCCTGGGATCTGAGCGAAGAAGCCCTGGACATGCAGGTGGGCTTCTCCCATGAGCAGGTCGGTGTCGCCCTGGCCGACCACTTCGTCGCCCGCGGTTATCGCCGCTTCGGGGTGATCTCGGTGGACGATCCCCGTGCCATGCGCCGCAACCTGGCACTGCAGGCGCGGCTTGCCGCCCTGGGCGTCACCGAGGTACCCATGGAAGTCCTGCCCCTGCCGGCCACCTGGGAGGTCGGTCGCATCGGCCTCGCGCGGTTGCTGGCAAGGCCCGAGCCCGCGGAACTGGTGCTGTGCAGCTCAGACACCCTGGCGCTGGGCGTGGTCGCTGAGGCTACCAGCCGCGGCTTGAGCATTCCCGAGCAGCTGGCCGTGATCGGCTTCGGCGACACCACCAATGGTCGTTTCGCCAATCCGGCGCTGTCCACGGTCAGCGTCAACGCCGACGCCATGGGTCACCGCGTGGCTCAATCACTGCTCGATCGGCTGGCCGGCGATCAGCGGACCGTCCGCCTGGATACCGGCTTCGTGCTGATCGAACGCCAGAGCTCCTAG